A region from the Deinococcus reticulitermitis genome encodes:
- a CDS encoding HD domain-containing protein, translated as MFRRRPPLPPFPPGAVLVGGAVRDWLRGRLPVDFDWAVPEPEAGARGLAAATGGRAFALDEERGYWRVHAPGNVQHDFVPLPADLNDDLRRRDFTVNALALTASGGVIDPLGGQRDLKRRVLRMVSEENLRADPLRVWRAARFMTTLGLTPEPRTEAAVRAVTGELRAGALPLPAPERVRDEVHALLAHPEAARGVLVLDDLGLLALTVPELLEAKGIEQGGFHHLDVFGHSVEALHQLLARRPDADLVLRWATLLHDVGKARTLARDPQTGRRTFHGHDKVGAELTAAILTRLRLPGEDVRRAAALVRAHMVPLPAGEKEARRFVHRRRELLPDLLSLMLADREAARGPSSSPASRHAYALGMERVLAALTEQPSAPPPLLTGEEVMALLNLGPGPRVGAALRALAEARAVGEVASAQEARAFVEAWGREHVSKGSG; from the coding sequence ATGTTCCGCCGCCGCCCTCCCCTGCCCCCCTTTCCCCCCGGTGCGGTGCTCGTGGGAGGCGCGGTGCGCGACTGGCTGCGCGGCAGGCTGCCCGTGGACTTCGACTGGGCAGTGCCCGAGCCGGAAGCCGGCGCGCGGGGGCTCGCGGCGGCAACGGGCGGCCGCGCCTTCGCGCTCGACGAGGAACGCGGCTACTGGCGGGTGCACGCGCCGGGGAACGTGCAGCACGACTTCGTGCCGCTGCCTGCCGACCTGAACGATGATCTGCGGCGGCGGGATTTCACGGTGAACGCGCTCGCCCTCACCGCCAGCGGAGGGGTCATAGACCCGCTGGGCGGACAGCGAGACCTGAAGCGGCGGGTGCTGCGGATGGTGTCGGAGGAGAACCTGCGCGCCGACCCGCTGCGGGTGTGGCGCGCCGCCCGCTTCATGACGACGCTGGGCCTGACGCCCGAGCCCCGCACCGAGGCCGCCGTGCGCGCGGTGACGGGGGAACTGCGTGCGGGCGCCCTCCCCCTGCCGGCTCCCGAGCGCGTCCGCGACGAGGTGCACGCCCTGCTCGCGCACCCGGAGGCGGCGCGGGGGGTGCTCGTCCTGGACGACCTCGGGCTGCTCGCGCTGACGGTGCCGGAACTGCTGGAGGCCAAAGGGATCGAGCAGGGCGGATTTCACCACCTCGACGTGTTCGGGCACTCGGTGGAGGCCCTGCACCAGCTGCTCGCCCGGCGCCCCGACGCTGACCTTGTGCTGCGCTGGGCCACGCTACTGCACGACGTGGGCAAGGCGCGCACCCTCGCGCGCGACCCGCAGACGGGCCGGCGCACCTTTCACGGCCACGACAAGGTGGGGGCCGAGCTGACGGCGGCCATCCTGACCCGCCTGCGGCTGCCGGGCGAGGACGTGCGCCGCGCCGCCGCGCTCGTGCGCGCCCACATGGTGCCGCTGCCGGCAGGCGAAAAGGAGGCTCGGCGCTTCGTGCACCGCCGGCGCGAGCTGCTGCCCGACCTGCTGAGCCTGATGCTCGCCGACCGCGAGGCCGCGCGCGGGCCGAGCAGTTCGCCGGCCAGCCGCCACGCCTACGCCCTGGGGATGGAGCGCGTGCTCGCCGCGCTAACCGAGCAGCCGAGCGCGCCGCCGCCTCTCTTGACGGGAGAAGAGGTCATGGCCCTGCTGAACCTCGGGCCTGGCCCCCGGGTCGGCGCCGCCCTGCGCGCGCTCGCCGAGGCGCGGGCGGTCGGGGAAGTGGCAAGCGCTCAGGAGGCGCGGGCCTTTGTGGAGGCGTGGGGGCGGGAACACGTCTCTAAAGGGTCCGGGTAG